In Prunus dulcis chromosome 2, ALMONDv2, whole genome shotgun sequence, a single genomic region encodes these proteins:
- the LOC117618773 gene encoding uncharacterized protein LOC117618773 isoform X1 → MYTISVSQFIIFSSMPSSKYPSPYPSLLPKITPYPLTHSSRKLSVPVFSKPSEAEEELSAPEDEWLKRLPDKKKPLYSHSLPCIEAWLRNLGFYQSKEDRAVWLVEKPEWQAQLSLDVTDLYLYRIGNGGDG, encoded by the coding sequence atgTACACTATTTCTGTTTCTCAGTTCATCATCTTCTCTTCTATGCCTTCCTCAAAATACCCAAGTCCTTATCCTTCACTTTTACCAAAAATAACCCCATATCCCCTCACTCACTCTTCAAGAAAGCTCTCAGTCCCAGTATTTTCAAAGCCCTCTGAGGCAGAAGAAGAGCTCTCAGCCCCGGAGGACGAGTGGCTGAAGAGGCTACCGGACAAGAAGAAGCCTCTGTACTCTCACAGCCTCCCTTGCATTGAGGCCTGGCTTAGGAACTTGGGGTTTTACCAGAGCAAAGAGGACCGGGCCGTTTGGCTGGTTGAGAAGCCAGAGTGGCAGGCCCAGCTCTCACTCGACGTCACCGATCTCTAT
- the LOC117618773 gene encoding uncharacterized protein LOC117618773 isoform X2, giving the protein MYTISVSQFIIFSSMPSSKYPSPYPSLLPKITPYPLTHSSRKLSVPVFSKPSEAEEELSAPEDEWLKRLPDKKKPLYSHSLPCIEAWLRNLGFYQSKEDRAVWLVEKPEWQAQLSLDVTDLYVSYTG; this is encoded by the coding sequence atgTACACTATTTCTGTTTCTCAGTTCATCATCTTCTCTTCTATGCCTTCCTCAAAATACCCAAGTCCTTATCCTTCACTTTTACCAAAAATAACCCCATATCCCCTCACTCACTCTTCAAGAAAGCTCTCAGTCCCAGTATTTTCAAAGCCCTCTGAGGCAGAAGAAGAGCTCTCAGCCCCGGAGGACGAGTGGCTGAAGAGGCTACCGGACAAGAAGAAGCCTCTGTACTCTCACAGCCTCCCTTGCATTGAGGCCTGGCTTAGGAACTTGGGGTTTTACCAGAGCAAAGAGGACCGGGCCGTTTGGCTGGTTGAGAAGCCAGAGTGGCAGGCCCAGCTCTCACTCGACGTCACCGATCTCTATGTAAG